From the genome of Deferribacteraceae bacterium V6Fe1:
AAAAAATTGATAATAATTGATATGAATAAAGAAATTTCCGACATAATAAGCTTAAGCAAAAAAACCAAGAAACCTGTGTGCTCTGTATGCGGAACGGTAAAAAGATACTATTTTAACAAAACTGCCAAGGATAACGGGTATGACATATTGGTAACCGGCCACAATCTTGATGATGAAGTTGCCGTACTATTTGGCAACACGATAAATTGGAAAGTTGATTATTTAAGAAGGCAACATCCTGTTCTTCCTACCAAAAAAGGTTTTGTGAAAAAAATAAAACCTTTTTGTCGTATTTCCGAAAAAGAGAGTGCTATGTATAGTTTTTACAGTAAAATTGACTATATAAAAATGGAATGCCCAAAAAGTATAGGTGCTTCTTCAATAAAAAATAAACAAATTATTTCAAAAATTGAGGAAAATATTTTGGCTTTTAAAATTAGATTTTATCTCGATTTCTTAACAAATATGCATCCTTTGCTTAAAGGGGAAATAGATTACGAAGAAGAACCTTTGGAGTGTTCTGTTTGCGGCGAGCCATCATTTAATAATGTTTGCAGCGTCTGCAGTTTAAAAGAGAAATTATGACTATTTTGCAAACTCTATTAATGAAGGAAAAATATCTGTAATATAAGATACTATAATCGTCAAAGAGCCTGACACCATTAAAATACCTATCGTGATAAGCATAAGTCCAGCAACCCTTTCAACCCAAATAACAAAATTGCCTGCCCTTTTTATAAATGATATTATAGTGCCTAATGCAAGAGCAGATAAAAGAAATGGAATCCAAAGGCCTAATGAATAGCTAAAAAGCATGACTATCCCTTGAGAAACGGTGTCCTGTTTGGAGGCAAGTGCTAAAATTCCTGCAAGTATAGGACCTATACAAGGTGTCCATCCAAAAACAAAGGCTACACCAAGCAAGAATGCCTCCACAAAAAAAGGAGCTTTACCTTTGCTGTAATTCCATTTTTTTTGAACAAGAAGCTTATTTATCTTAAATATTCCTACCATGTGGATACCTAAAATTATGACCACAACACCTGCAACCTTCTCCAGCACAAATCTATATTCATTTAATATTTTACCAAACTCAGTAGCAGTAGCTCCAAGGCTAACAAAAACAAGACTAAAACCTAACCCGAAAAATATCGCACCTAAAAAAGCCTTCGCCCTGGGGGTCTTACTATCAGAAGCTGTAAGGCTTTCAATGGACTCCCCTGAAATAAAAGATATATAGCCTGGTAAGAGGGGCAAAACGCAGGGGGACAAAAAAGATAGAATACCCGCTAAAAAAGCACTAAAAAAACTTAAATTTTCCATTGCATTGAACCTTCTTTTTGTATAAACCTCATAGAAGATAATAATACATGTAAAATAAGTCAAGAAAAAAGGGGTATATATGAAAAAAGGTACAAAGCTAGCGATAATAGGGATAATTGTCATTGCTGCAGTTTTTTATCTTATCTCTACAGGGTTTAAGCAGAGTGGAGTTTACTATTTGGAAGTACATGAACTTATAAAAGACCCGTCAAAGTATAATACAAAAGGGATAAGGGTAAGTGGTGATGTGGTAGACGGAACCGTTGTAAAAGATACTAAAAATCAACACTTAGAATTTGTAATGGCTGACGGTACCGGTGAGAAGATGAATGTCATTTACAACGGAATAATACCTGATGCATTTACCGAAGAGGTACAGGTCATTGTTGAAGGGAAATATGACAAAGATACCAATACCTTCAAGGCCACTACGCTCTTAGCAAAGTGCCCTTCAAAATATGAGGCTGAAGTGGAGAAGAAATAGATATAAATATTCAAATATTACAATATAAATTAGAATGATTTAAAACTTGAACTTTTATTTATTATGTGTATCTAATTGTAAACTTTTTAGGAGAGGACTTTTATGGGAAACTTTGGTTATTTATTACAATTTTTAGGTCTTATTAGCAGTGCTATAGCTGTCATACTGTTTGGCTCATCGATGAAAAAAGAGTCGGAAACATATGACAAATATGGGACTCTTTTCATTCACATTCAAACAATATTAATAACTTTGGCATCAATCATACTTATGTATGCCCTTGCCACAGGATATTTTAAGATTGAGTATGTCGCTCAATACACTGACAGTAAGCTGCCTTTTGTCTATAAAATAAGCGGTTTTTGGGCAGGGCAAGCAGGCTCACTACTTTTTTGGGGTTGGCTTATAGCTTTATGCTCTTCTATCGAAGCATTTAGAATAAAAAAATACGGCCTCAAATACAAAGCGGGAGTGTTTTTTGCGTTGGCACTTACAAGCGGTTTTTTCTTT
Proteins encoded in this window:
- a CDS encoding cytochrome c maturation protein CcmE yields the protein MKKGTKLAIIGIIVIAAVFYLISTGFKQSGVYYLEVHELIKDPSKYNTKGIRVSGDVVDGTVVKDTKNQHLEFVMADGTGEKMNVIYNGIIPDAFTEEVQVIVEGKYDKDTNTFKATTLLAKCPSKYEAEVEKK
- a CDS encoding adenine nucleotide alpha hydrolase family protein, which produces MLSTYRLNLCKEHFISWVEKRTEETIKKFKMFGKKQKLLVAVSGGKDSLNLWYILNKLGYDADGFYIDLGIEGYSNKSKIFAQNMAERIDKKLIIIDMNKEISDIISLSKKTKKPVCSVCGTVKRYYFNKTAKDNGYDILVTGHNLDDEVAVLFGNTINWKVDYLRRQHPVLPTKKGFVKKIKPFCRISEKESAMYSFYSKIDYIKMECPKSIGASSIKNKQIISKIEENILAFKIRFYLDFLTNMHPLLKGEIDYEEEPLECSVCGEPSFNNVCSVCSLKEKL
- a CDS encoding sulfite exporter TauE/SafE family protein, encoding MENLSFFSAFLAGILSFLSPCVLPLLPGYISFISGESIESLTASDSKTPRAKAFLGAIFFGLGFSLVFVSLGATATEFGKILNEYRFVLEKVAGVVVIILGIHMVGIFKINKLLVQKKWNYSKGKAPFFVEAFLLGVAFVFGWTPCIGPILAGILALASKQDTVSQGIVMLFSYSLGLWIPFLLSALALGTIISFIKRAGNFVIWVERVAGLMLITIGILMVSGSLTIIVSYITDIFPSLIEFAK